DNA from Tistrella bauzanensis:
GCGACCCGCGGGCGCGGGCGGGCTTGCGCTGGCTCGGACTGTCGGTGGCGCTGGGTGCCGGGGTCTTCGTATCGGCCATGGCCGTGCCGCTGGTGTTCGGCGGCGAACAGCTGATGTCGCAGGGCCTGGCCTTCGGGTTCTTTCTGCTGATCTATATCGGCATCGCGCTGGGTGTACGGCGCTATCGGCTGTTCGAGCTGGATGAATGGGCGTTCAGGGTGATGTTCTATACCCTGGGCGCCATGCTGCTGCTGGTGCTGGACGGGGCGCTGATCCTGGTCATCGGTCTGGATCAGGGGCCGTCTCTGGGCCTGTCGCTGATCGCGGTGGGCTTCGGCTATCTGCCCTTGCGCGATCTGCTGTGGCGGCGGATGGTCCTGCGCCGGCGGATGCCCGATCATGAGCTGTTCCGGCGGGTGATCGAGGTCGCCTTTACGGCCACCCCTGCCGAGCGGGCGGCGCGCTGGCGCGACCTGATCCGCAGCCTGTTCGATCCGCTGACATTGGCGCCGTCGCAAACCGCCGTCGCCGTGGCCGCGGCCCGCGATGACGGCGTGCTGCTGCTGTTGCCGGCGGCGGCCGATGCGCCGGCGCTGGCCATCGGCTATCCCTGGCGGGGGCGCGGCCTGTTCGGCCCGGCCCATCTGCAACTGGCGCGTGAGCTGACCCAGTTGATGGCCCATGCCGATGAAGGCCGCGCCGCCTATGAACGCGGCGCGTCGGAAGAGCGTCACCGGATCGCGCGGGATCTGCACGACGATGTCGGCGCCCGGCTGCTGACCGGTCTGCACAAGCCCGATCTGCCGCAGACCCGGCAGGTCATCCGGTCGGCCATGGCCGATATCCGCACCATCGCGGCCGGTCTGGCCCGCGGCGCCATGCCGCTGGGCCGGGTGATCGCCGATCTGCGCCACGAGACCGCGGGCCGGCTGGAGGCCGCCGGCCTGACGCTGGACTGGCCGCTGGACGACGGCGCCGACGACGAGGTGATGCTGGACTATCCGGTCTATCGCAACCTGTTCGGGGCATTGCGCGAGATCATCAGCAATGTCATTCGTCATGCGGAGGCGACGACTGTACGGGTGGAGATCGGCATGAGCGACGGATGGTTGCGGCTGGCGGTATGCGATGACGGCATCGGGCTGGATATTGCTGCATCGGAGGCCGGGGCATCGGAGACCGGGGCATCGGCGGCGGGTGCATCAGGGTCGGTTGCATCAGGGTCGGGCGGCCTGGGCCTGGGCAATCTTGCCCGGCGGGTGACCGAACTGGGCGGTGTTCTGCGCTTTCCCGAAACCCGGCAGGGCACGCATGTCGCCCTGGATCTGCCGCTGTGTCACCCGGCCCGGGGCACCTTCGGGGCGAGTGACACCACGAGGAGCCGGACATGACCGAGACCGGCGCGGGACGACATGGGTTCGTGATCGAAGACCTGAAGCCGACCCGGCTGTGGCTTGAGGACACGCTGCGCAGGGCGTTTCCGGGCATCGAGGTCGCCAGCGCCGACAGCCTGGCGCGCGCGCGCGCGCTGCTGGCCGATCGTCTGCCGCCGGCGGATACCGGCGCGGCCGGCGGCCCGCATCTGGTTCTGGTCGATCTGGGACTGCCCGACGGATCGGGGATCGACCTGATCCGCGATCTGACCGACGGCCGGCCCGATGTGATGACAATCGTCACGACCATCTATGACGATGACGGACATCTGTTCGATGCCATCGCCGCCGGTGCCCAGGGCTATCTGTTGAAGGACCAGGATGCCGGGCTGCTGATGCAGTATCTGCACCGGATCGAGCAGGGCGATCCGCCCTTGTCGCCATCGATCGCCCGGCGGATGCTGGCACGGCTGCGCCAGCCCGACGGCCGCGGCCATGTGCCGGCACCCCATGTTCCGACCACACCGGAGACCGTTCTGACCCCGCGTGAGGTGGAGGTGTTGTCCCTGCTGGGGCGCGGCCTGCGCAACGCCGAGGTGGCGCGGCTGCTGTCGTTGAGCGACCATACCATCGCAGGCTATGTGAAGGCGATCTATGCCAAGCTCAACATCTGTTCGCGGGCCGAGGCGGCCCTGGAGGCGTCGAGGCGCGGGCTGGTGTAAGCGCGCGCAAGGCGGCACCTGACGACCGGACATTTTTCATGATACACAGGCGGGGCATCGGAACCGGACCGGAAAGGCCACCGCCCATGACCATCACAGACCCTGCCACACAGGCGGCCCGCGCCGATGCGTTTCGGGGCTCGCTGGATCTTGAGCTCATGTCGGGCGATGCCGGCGGCGAACAGATCTGGAGCGGCCGCACCGACCCGCTGTGGCGCAACATGATCGGCCCGTTCGGCGGCTGGATCGCGGCCCTGCTGGCACGGGCCGCCGAGCGGGCGGCAGGCCTGT
Protein-coding regions in this window:
- a CDS encoding response regulator transcription factor; translated protein: MTETGAGRHGFVIEDLKPTRLWLEDTLRRAFPGIEVASADSLARARALLADRLPPADTGAAGGPHLVLVDLGLPDGSGIDLIRDLTDGRPDVMTIVTTIYDDDGHLFDAIAAGAQGYLLKDQDAGLLMQYLHRIEQGDPPLSPSIARRMLARLRQPDGRGHVPAPHVPTTPETVLTPREVEVLSLLGRGLRNAEVARLLSLSDHTIAGYVKAIYAKLNICSRAEAALEASRRGLV
- a CDS encoding sensor histidine kinase, with amino-acid sequence MPKWSPSLVILCALAAGLLLGGLSVVAAVGQPWLGLRLAVIPQTEAALAPQLAIAGIAEDGPAAAAGVMKGMHLQAIADGQGRQLTLRAEDLLEEPDFLPTYEAIVDLLARQDLAAGILPHDWVQLSLIDPEGEPQTVWLAPAPMRPIGQLPALFWVQIVTGVGAMLIGGWVLALRQDDRGAMMFAASAPTLAVSAFCSAIYGTRELALDGSLFRVLAALNHWGALGFGVAMIALFLIYPRRLVPDIVPGILAVAMTVLWVLDTARLLPTPAMGIHLPVMIEMIVILALIGVQWRLNRRDPRARAGLRWLGLSVALGAGVFVSAMAVPLVFGGEQLMSQGLAFGFFLLIYIGIALGVRRYRLFELDEWAFRVMFYTLGAMLLLVLDGALILVIGLDQGPSLGLSLIAVGFGYLPLRDLLWRRMVLRRRMPDHELFRRVIEVAFTATPAERAARWRDLIRSLFDPLTLAPSQTAVAVAAARDDGVLLLLPAAADAPALAIGYPWRGRGLFGPAHLQLARELTQLMAHADEGRAAYERGASEERHRIARDLHDDVGARLLTGLHKPDLPQTRQVIRSAMADIRTIAAGLARGAMPLGRVIADLRHETAGRLEAAGLTLDWPLDDGADDEVMLDYPVYRNLFGALREIISNVIRHAEATTVRVEIGMSDGWLRLAVCDDGIGLDIAASEAGASETGASAAGASGSVASGSGGLGLGNLARRVTELGGVLRFPETRQGTHVALDLPLCHPARGTFGASDTTRSRT